The proteins below come from a single Tissierella sp. MB52-C2 genomic window:
- a CDS encoding zinc-binding dehydrogenase: MKGFAMLESNKVGWIEKERPIAGPYDAILRPLALAPCISDIYTAYQSELNYRENLILGHEAIGEIIEVGEKVKDFKTGDKVIVPAITLDGRNNSSDNNCAQQIIGRKFSNIKDGVFSEYFHVNDVDMNVALLPEDISLESAIMLTDTVSTGLHAVELAEVEYNDTVAVLGTPSIGLMAVAGAKLKGAKRIIIVGANKELIQAAKFYGATDIIYHKDGPISDQILELTKGEGVDKALVAGMDSDAITNAVKVVKPGGYIGNVNHFGSGEKFSVPRLEFPSDTKLSITGKITPGGRERMEKQIELVKSGLIDPSKIVTHVFHGFEKIEDALEMMKTKSWDLIKPVVIL, from the coding sequence ATGAAAGGGTTTGCAATGCTTGAATCAAATAAAGTAGGATGGATAGAAAAAGAAAGACCAATTGCAGGGCCTTATGATGCAATACTTAGACCTTTAGCATTAGCACCATGTATATCAGATATTTATACTGCATACCAAAGCGAATTAAATTATAGAGAAAATTTGATTTTGGGACATGAAGCTATTGGAGAAATTATAGAGGTTGGAGAAAAGGTTAAAGATTTTAAAACAGGGGATAAAGTAATCGTACCAGCTATTACACTTGATGGAAGAAATAATAGTTCAGATAATAATTGTGCACAGCAGATAATCGGGAGAAAATTTTCAAATATAAAGGATGGAGTTTTCTCAGAATACTTTCATGTAAATGATGTAGATATGAATGTAGCATTATTACCAGAGGATATTTCATTAGAATCTGCCATTATGCTTACGGATACAGTATCTACAGGACTTCATGCTGTAGAATTAGCAGAGGTAGAATACAACGATACAGTGGCAGTTTTAGGTACCCCATCCATAGGATTAATGGCAGTTGCTGGGGCTAAGCTAAAGGGAGCTAAAAGAATCATCATAGTAGGTGCTAATAAAGAATTAATCCAAGCCGCTAAATTTTATGGAGCAACAGATATTATATACCATAAAGATGGTCCAATATCTGATCAGATTCTTGAATTAACAAAAGGTGAAGGAGTAGATAAAGCCCTAGTGGCAGGTATGGATTCAGATGCAATTACAAATGCAGTAAAGGTTGTTAAGCCTGGAGGATATATAGGAAATGTAAATCACTTTGGTAGTGGAGAAAAGTTTTCAGTCCCTAGACTTGAATTTCCAAGTGACACTAAATTAAGTATTACGGGAAAAATAACACCTGGTGGCAGGGAGAGAATGGAAAAACAGATTGAGTTGGTAAAGTCTGGGCTAATCGATCCTAGTAAAATAGTAACCCATGTTTTCCATGGATTTGAGAAAATAGAAGATGCATTGGAAATGATGAAAACTAAGTCTTGGGATTTAATTAAACCAGTAGTAATACTATAA
- a CDS encoding superoxide dismutase has translation MKFLLPELKYSYDALEPHIDQLTMETHHSKHHQAYVDNLNKALEGHEKFQGMEIEDILKSLDRLPEDIRAAVRNNGGGHYNHTLFWDIMSPKGGGKPEGELGKKIDENLGGFDKFKEDFKKSALGQFGSGWAWLVLYNGKLEIVATANQDNPISQGKVPLLGIDVWEHAYYLKYKNKRADYIDSWWNLVDWNEIEERYNKAK, from the coding sequence ATGAAATTTTTATTACCAGAATTAAAATATTCATATGATGCTTTAGAACCACATATAGACCAGTTAACTATGGAAACACATCATTCAAAACATCATCAAGCCTATGTAGATAATTTAAATAAAGCCTTAGAAGGTCATGAGAAGTTTCAAGGAATGGAGATAGAGGATATTTTAAAATCCCTAGATAGATTGCCAGAAGACATTAGAGCTGCTGTAAGAAATAATGGTGGTGGTCACTATAACCATACTTTATTCTGGGATATAATGTCACCTAAAGGTGGGGGAAAGCCAGAAGGAGAGCTTGGAAAGAAAATTGATGAAAATTTAGGTGGATTTGATAAATTTAAAGAGGATTTTAAAAAATCAGCTTTAGGTCAATTTGGTAGTGGATGGGCATGGCTAGTACTTTACAATGGAAAACTTGAAATAGTTGCTACAGCAAATCAAGATAATCCAATTTCACAAGGGAAAGTACCACTTCTTGGTATAGATGTATGGGAACACGCTTATTATTTAAAGTATAAGAATAAAAGAGCAGACTATATAGATTCTTGGTGGAATCTAGTTGATTGGAATGAGATAGAAGAAAGATATAATAAGGCTAAATAG